The genomic segment CCACTGCGTCTCGCAATGGGGCCACGATTTCCGCCCCGATTACCTCCGCATCGGTGAACTCCGCCGCGCCCTCGACGTGCCGCTGGCCGCCTTCACCGCCACTGCCGATGCCGAGACGCAGGACGAGATCGTTCAGAAGCTCTTCGACGGCCAGACGCCCCAGACCTTCCTGCGCGGCTTCGACCGGCCCAACATCCACCTCGCCTTCGCCGAGAAGGACCGACCGCGACAGCAGGTCACCGCCTTCGTCGCCGCCCGCAAGGGGCAGTCGGGCATCGTCTATTGCGGCACCCGCGCCAAGACCGAAACGCTGGCCAGGGCCCTGCGCGACGATGGACACAACGCCTGCCATTACCACGGCGGGATGGACGCGGAAGACCGCCGCCATGTCGAACACCGCTTCAGCACCGAGGACGGGCTCATCGTCGTCGCCACCGTCGCCTTCGGCATGGGAGTCGACAAACCCGATATCCGCTGGGTCGTCCATGCCGATCTGCCCAAATCCATCGAAGCCTATTACCAGGAAATCGGCCGCGCCGGCCGCGATGGCGCGCCGGCCGAAAACCTCACGCTGTTCGGCGCTGACGACATCCGTCTCCGCCGAAGCCAGATCGACGAAGGCCTCGCCCCGCCCGAACGCCGCCTCGCCGACCACGCCCGCCTCAACGCGCTGCTTGGTCTGGCAGAGGCGCTGGAATGCCGCCGCACCACCCTGCTTGGCTATTTCGGCGAAGAGGCACAAGGCTGCGGCAATTGCGACCTCTGCGACCGCCCGCCCGAAACCTTCGACGCCACCGAAGCCGTGCAAAAGGCTCTCTCCGCCGCGCTGCGCACCGGGGAATATTTCGGCGCCGGCCACCTGATCGACGTGCTGACGGGGAACGAAACCGAAAAGGTTCGCGCCCGCGGCCATGACGACCTGCCCACCTTCGGCGTCGGCCGCGATATCGACCGCCGCGGCTGGCAGGCGATCTTCCGGCAGATGATGGGCCACGACCTCGTGCGCCCCGACCCCGAACGCCACGGCGCGCTGCGCATCACCGAGGCCGCGCACCCCGTCCTGCGCGGCGAACAGGCCATCACCCTCCGCCGCGACACGATGCAGAAGACCCCCCGCCGCCCCGCCGCCAAGGCGCTGGTGTCCGAGGAGGATGCGCCGCTGCTGTCCGCCCTCAAGGCCAAGCGCCGCGCACTGGCCGAGGCGGCGAAAATGCCCGCCTATATCGTCTTCAACGACCGCACGCTCATCGAGATGGCCGAACGCCGCCCGCAGAGCATGGACGACATGGCCCGCATCAGCGGCGTCGGCGCCAAGAAGCTCGAACAATACGGCGCCGCCTTTCTCGAGGTGATCCGGGGCGAGGCCGAGGCCATGCACCCGACCCGCCGCAAACTCGCCGGGCGCGAGGCGGGCGAGCTTTACGACCGCCTTCTCGCCGTGCAGGCCGATCTGGCCCGTGGCGAAACCGGCACCGACAAGCCGCTCAGCTGCTCCTCCTCGCTTCTGGCACGCGTCGCCTCGGCCCGGCCCGGCACGTTGCAGGACATGGCCCGCCTGCTGGGCGAGAAACGATCCGACCGTTTCGGCGCGGCGTTTCTGGACGTTCTGCAAATGGCGGACTAAGTCACCGGCAACGGATATTCACCTGGGGGACAAACATGCTGGTGGTGCTCTCGCCCGCAAAGAAGCTCGACATGTCGGAGGTGGACACCACCGCCACCGACCCGCAATTCGCAGACGACGCCAAGGCGCTCGCCAAGACGGCCCGTGGCCTGACGCAGAAAGACCTGCAAAAGCTCATGGGCATCAGCGAAAACCTCGCCAAGCTCAACGCCGACCGGTTCAAGGCTTTCGGCACGATGGAGAGCAAGCCCGCTGCGCTGGCCTTTGCCGGTGACACCTATACCGGGCTCGAGGCCGCCTCGCTGGACCCAGAGGAAATGGACTATGCCCAGGATCACCTGCGCATCCTTTCCGGCCTTTACGGCCTCCTCCGCCCTCGCGACGCCATCGAGCCCTACCGCCTCGAAATGGGCAGCCGCCTGAAAACCCGGCGCGGCAAGTCGCTTTACGATTACTGGGGCGACCGCATCGCCAAGGCCCTCAACGAACAGGCCGAGACCCTCGGCACCGACACGCTGGTGAACTGCGCCAGCCAGGAGTATTTCGGCGCCGTCAAACCCGACGCACTGAACCTCCGCGTCATCACCCCGGTCTTCATGGAGGAAAAGCCCGACGGCCCCAAGGTCGTCAGCTTCTTCGCCAAGCAGGCGCGCGGCGCCATGGCCCGCTTCATCGTCCAGAACCGGCTGACCGATCCCGACAGCCTGACCGATTTCGACACCGGCGGCTACCGCCACCGCCCCGACCTGACGGAGCCGGACAAGCCCGCCTTCGTCCGCCCTCAGGACGCCGCCTGAACTCCGGCCGCCGGCGGGCGCACCCCCGCCGGGCAGGCCGCAACGATCTCCTTTGAAATGGCGTCCTTGCTCAGGGGCTTGGTCAGGTAGCGGTCAAGCCCGGCGGCGAGGATCTCGGCCTCGTCTCCGCCCATGGCATGGGCCGTCATCGCCACGATCGGCACGTGCCGGCCGGTGCCCACCTCGGCCTCGCGAATGCACCGCGTGGCGGCTTCCCGTCCATTTCCGGCATGGAAATGTCCATGAATATCAAATCCGGGGCGAAATTCCGGAAAATCGCCACCGCCTCTGCCCCGTTCTCGGCAAAGCGCAGGTCGATATCCAGCGCCGCCACCATCTTGGAAAAGACCAGCCGGTTGGTCTTGTTGTCCTCCGCGGCCAGCACGCGCATCGCCCGGCCCGCGCCACCGCCGGGCCGGAGCCCGGCCGCAAACCCGCGCATCGCCGCGAAGAAATCGCTCCGCCGCAAGGGTGTGGGCAGCACGCCCTGCACGTGCCGCCGCCCCGGGTCCTGCTCCGCCACGGCCGGGTCGGCACTCATCACCAGCACCGGAAGCTGCATGCCCGTCGCCCGCATCGCCTCGGCCAGTTCGAGCCCGTCCATCTCGGGCATCGTGTGCGCCGTCATCACCAGGTCCACGGCGCGGGGCAGAAGCGCCAGCGCCTCTGCCCCGCTTGCCGCGCTCACCACCGACAGCCCGAGCGCCGCCATCTGCCGCGACAGGACGGCCCGCCGCACATCCTGCGGATCGACGACCAGCACCGTGCGCAGCCCGTCCGGCAAGCGCACGTCGTCCGCCTCCAGCGTCTCGGCGGCGGGCAGGTTGATCTTGAATCCGAAGGTCGAGCCGACGCCTTCCCGGGAGTCGACCCAGATCCGCCCGCCCATCATCCCGATCAGCTGTTTCGAAATCGCCAGCCCCAGCCCCGAGCCCTCGAACTTGCGGTTCCGCGCCTCGTCGACCTGGTTGAACTCTCCGAAGATGTGCTTCGCCTTGTCCTCGGGGATGCCGATGCCGGTATCCTCGATACTGACATGCAGCTCGGTCACGCCGGCCCCCTGCACCCCCGTCGCCCGCACGATCACATAGCCCGCCTCGGTGAACTTCACCGCGTTGCCGATCAGGTTGGTCAGAACCTGCCTGATCCGCCCCGGGTCGCCCACGAAGCGACCGGGCAGGAACATGTCATACTCCACCAGCAGCTCGACTCCCTTGTCGCGACAGTTCACCTGCATCAGCGTGACCAGTTCGTAGATGCACCGCTCGAGATCGAACGGCTCTTCGTGCAGGTCAAGCTTGCCCGCCTCGATCTTGGAATAATCCAGCACGTCGTTGATGATCACCAGAAGCGCCTCGCCCGAGCTCTTGATCGTGTCCGCGAAGAGGCGCTGCTCGTCGTTCAGCGCGGTGTCGATCAACAGCTCCGACATGCCGACGATCCCGTTCATCGGCGTCCTGATCTCGTGGCTCATATTGGCCAGGAAGGACGACTTCGCCTTGCTCGCCGCCTCGGCCGCCCGCTGCGCCGCCTTCAGCTGCTCCTCGTAGCGCACCGTCTCGGTGATGTTGAGCGCAAGGCTCACCACGTCGCCGCCATGCCCGCGCTGGTCGATCAGCTTGATGGACTCGCCGTTCCATAGCCGTATGACCACTGGTTCAGGGTCCGGGCTCTGCCACCGGTCTAGCATCGCCTCGCGCCACTCCACCGGCCGCCGGTCGCCGATATCGACAATCCCCTCTTCCGTCGCGATCTGCAGGATCTCGACATAGGCAATGCCCGGCTGCACCTCCTCCAGCCCCTCGAACACCGACAGCCACGCCTTGTTCGCCGCGATCATACGGCCATCCACGTCGAAAAAGGCGAACCCGTCCTGGATCGTCTGGATCGAATGCCACAACCGCCGCTCGGCGATCTGGATCTTCTGGTTGGCGGCGCTCAGGTCGGATTTCACCCGCGCATTCTCGTCGCGCACGGTCTGAACTTCGGCGCGGGTCTCGAAAATCTCCTCGGTCAACGCCAGCGCGTGCCGCCCCAGCTTGCGGTTCGCGGCATGCAGCTCGGCCTGTTTCTGCTCCAGCAGCCGCTCGGCCGCCAGCCTTGCACGGCGTTCTTCGGCCAGTTTGTTGGCAAGGCTCATCGCCCGATCTCCGCAAGCCCACGTTCAGGTGTGGCCTTCACAATCCGTTACCCGCGTAAACAACGCGTTAACCCTTGGCCGCCGAAGCGTTGGAATCGTTGTGAAATGAGAATGCTCGTGGCACGATACGCCAACTTTGGTCGGGAGGGCCCCATGCTCCGTTTCATTTCATCAGTCATTCTCTTCGGTCTCATCGCCATTCAGGCCACAGCCCAGGGCACCGTTCCCGAACGGCGAGAGGTCATCACCCTCGACACCGATTTCTACGGCGCCGACCTGCAGCCGCTTTTCGACACCACGCGCACGGCCTGCCGCACCGCCTGTTTCGCCGATGCCGATTGCCGGGCCTACACGTTCAACTCCCGCTCCAACGCCTGTTTCCCGAAAAGCGCGGTGCAAGACACGCAAGCGTATGAAGGCGCGGTCTCGGCCCGCATCCTGAACACCGAGGCCGCCGTTCTGTCGCAGGAAGACGCCCGAACCGAAGACCTCGGCTTCCTCTCGCAGGGCGACTTCAACAACGCCCGCGACCAGGCCATCGGCCTCTCCTGGCGCCACCCGGGCGGCCAATACGAGACACCCGCCATGCTCTCGGCCGCGCAACAGCGGCTCTCCGACAACGATTTCCTCAATGCCATGCGCTGGACAGGCGCCATCGTCGCCGCCACCGACGCGCCCGACCAATGGGTCGAATACGCCCGCCTCTCGCTGCTGATCCAGACCGACAAGACTTCGGAACAGCGCCAGAACGCCACCCGCGCCTTCGAGGCCTCGGTCAACGCCTACCTGCGCGCACAGGCCGATCCGGTGCGTATCAACGCGCTTCTCACCATGGCCCCGGCGCTGGAAAAGATCGGCCGCGGGCGCGACATGGTTCATGCGCTGCGGCTTGCCGAAAGCATCCAGCCGCGTGACGATGTGCTGTCAGAGCTGGAAAGCGCCGTGGCCAAGTACGGCTTCCGCATCACCGAGCATCGCTCCGACAACGAAAGCGCCAGCCCGCGCATCTGCGCCGAATTCTCCGAAGACCTGATCCAGGCCGGCACCGATTACACGCCTTACGTCCGCCTGCCCGATGCCGGGCTTGTGGTGCAGGCCGAGGAGCGCCAGCTTTGCATCGACGGTGTTCAGCACGGCGAGCGCTACCGCGTCACCTTCCGCAAGGGCCTGCCCGCCGCCAGCGGCGAGGAGCTTCTGAAAGACGTCGAGATCACGCTCTATGTCCGCGACCGCTCGCCCAAGGTGGCCTTCCCGGGTCGCAACTACGTGCTGCCCAAGGCCGCCGACACCGCGCTGCCGCTGGAAACCGTCAACCTTGACGAGGTCGACCTGATCCTCCGCCGGGTCAGCGACCGCAATCTCCTGCGCGCCATCCAGGACGATTATTTCGCCCGACCGCTCAGCTATTACGCCGATCGCCGGTTCTCGGACGATATTGCCGAGGACATCTGGCAAGGCACTGGCGAGGTGCAGAACGAGCTGAACCAGACGATGACCACCCGCCTTCCCATGGGCGAGGTGCTCGCCGATCAGCCGCCGGGCATCTACACGTTGACCGCCCGCGTGCCGGGCGTTGACCTCTACGACGATGCCGGGGCGACCCAATGGTTCGTCCTGACCGATCTCGGGCTTACGACTTTGAAAGGCACCGACGGCCTGCACGTCTTCGTGCGCGGTCTCAGCGATGCGGCTGCCGAGGAAGGCGTCACCCTCACCCTCCTCTCCCGCAGCAACCGCGAGTTGGGCACGCTGCAAACCGATGCAAACGGCCACGCCCTCTTCGCCCCCGGCCTGACTCGCGGCACCGATGGCGCGGCCCCCGCGATGGTGCTGGCGAAACAGGGCGAGGATGACCTCGCCTTTCTCTCCCTGACCGACCCGGCCTTCGACCTCTCCGACCGTGGTGTCGAGGGGCGGCAGCCCGCCCCGCCGGTCGACGTGTTCCTCGCCACCGATCGCGGCGCCTATCGCGCGGGCGAGGTGATCCATGCCACCGCGCTCGCCCGCGACAGCGGCGCGGAAGCTGTGCAGGGCCTGCCCCTCACCGCCATCCTCAAGCGCCCCGACGGCGTGGAATATTCCCGCCACCTCTCGGCCGAGGATTCCGCCGGCGGCCATGTCTTCACCATGCCCGTTTCGCAATCCGCCCCGCGCGGCGCCTGGACCCTCGACATCAAGGCCGACCCCGACGCCGAAACGCTCGCCAGCCAGACCATCCTCGTCGAGGATTTCCTGCCCGAGCGTATCGACTTCACCCTCTCCCTGCCCGAGGGCGAGATCCGCCCCGGCGACAAGCCTTCCCTCACCATCGACGCCAAGTACCTCTTCGGCGCCCCCGGTGCGGGCCTCAAGTCGAACGGCACCGTCACCCTGCGGCCCAAACGGTCGCTCGAGGCGTTCCCCGGCTACGAATTCGGCCGCCATGACGAACAGGTCAACGCCCGCTCCGGCTATATCGACGGCGGCACCACCGGCCCCGACGGCATCCTCGTCACCCCCGTCGAGATGCCCGAAACCTCCGTCACCGACCGCCCGTTCGAGGCGTCCGTGCGCATCTCCGTCCGCGAAGGCTCGGGCCGCCCGGTCGAGCGCGAAACCAAGCGCATGCTCGCCCCCGCCGGCCCGATGATCGGCCTCAAGCCCGCCTTCGACGGCGTCGTCGCCGAAGGCACCGACGCCAGTTTCCAGGTCATCTCGCTGGGCGCCGACCTCTCGCCCACGCCGATGCAGGTGACATGGACGATGAACCGCGTCGAAACCCGCTACCAATGGTACCAGGACTACGGCTCGTGGAACTGGGAACCGGTCACCACCCGCAGCCGCGTCGCCACCGGCGAGGCCACGCTGGGCGGCGACCCGGTCACCGTCTCCGCCCCCGTCGAATGGGGCCAGTACGAGCTGGTCGTGGAACGGACAGACGGCACCTACGTCGCCGCCTCCTCCGACTTCTACGCCGGCTGGTACGCACCCGCCGACGCCTCCAGCACGCCCGACACGCTGGAACTGTCCCTCGACCAGCCCGGCTACCGCTCGGGTGACACGGCCCAACTCCGCATCGTGCCCCGCTATGCCGGCACGGCCCTCATCACCGTCATGTCGAACCACGTGATCGACATGCAGGCGGTCGAAGTCACCGAGGGCGAGAACACCATCCCCCTTCCCGTGACCGACGAATGGGGCGCCGGCGCCTATGTCACGGCCCAGGTCATCCGCCCGATGAACGTCGCCGCCGGCCACAACCCGGCCCGCTCCCTCGGCCTGTCCTATGCCAAGATCGAACCGGGCGACCGCCAGCTTGACGTCTCCATCGACGCGCCCGACATGTCCGACCCGCGCGGCCCGCTCGACGTCACCGTGAACGTCGACGGCATCGGCGACGGCGACACCGCCTACGTCACCCTCGCGGCGGTCGACCTCGGCATCCTCAACCTCACCGGCTTCGAAAGCCCCGACCCCTCCGGTCATTACTTCGGCCAGCGCCGCCTCGGCGTCGAGATCCGCGACCTCTATGGGCGCCTGATCGACGGCATGAACGGCGCCCAGGGGCAGGTCCGCTCCGGCGGCGACGCCTCGAACAGCCAGTTCGACTCGCCCCCGCCGCAGGACGAGCTTGTCGCCTATTTCTCCGGCCCCCTCACCATCGGCCCGGATGGCACGGCACAGGCCACGTTCGACATCCCCGATTTCAACGGCACCGTCCGCCTGATGGCGGTGGCATGGTCCCCCCGCGCCGTGGGGCAGGCCGAGCGTGACGTCATCGTCCGCGACCCGGTCGTCGTCACCGCCTCGCTGCCCCGATTCCTGGCCCCCGGCGACCAGAGCCGCCTTCTGCTGGAGATCGTCCATGCCGACGGGCCCGCGGGCCGCATGGGCCTCGACGTCACCGCCGATGGGCTGACGCTGGGCGATGCCATCCCCTCCGGCTTCGACCTCGCCGAAGGCGAAAAAGCCACCTTCCGCCTGCCGGTCACGGCCGGCGAGGTGGGCGATTACGACCTCCGCGTCGCCCTCACCACGCCCGACGGCCAGCAACTGACCAAGTCGCTGAAACTCGGCGTCCGCTCCAACGACCCCGAGATTGCCGAAACCCGCCGCCTCTCCCTCGCGCCCGGCAACAGCTTCACCCTCAATGAGGATGTCTTCGCCGAGCTCAAACCCGGCACAGGCAGCGCCATCCTCTCCGCCGGCCCATTGGCGAAGATGAACGCCCCGCAACTCCTGACTGCGCTCGACCGCTACCCCTATGGCTGCACCGAGCAGGTCACGTCACAGGCCATGCCGCTCCTCTATTTCAACGCGGTGGCCGAGGCGCTGGGGTTGGGCGAGCAGGACCGCATCGACACCCGCATCGAGCAATCCGTCACCCGCGTCCTTGCCCGCCAGTCCACCGGCGGCGGCTTCGGCCTCTGGTACCCGGACTCGGGCGATTTCTGGCTCGACGCCTATGTCACCGACTTCCTCTCCCGCGCCAAATCGAAAGGGCATGACGTGCCGCAACAGGCCTTCGCCATGGCGATGGACAACCTGCGCAACCGCGTCAACTACGCCCCCGATTTCGACGAGGGCGGCGAAGACGTGGCCTATGCACTCATGGTCCTCGCCCGCGAAGGCGCGGCGCGCATGGGCGATTTGCGCTACTACGCCGACGTGAAATCCGAGGCCTTCGCAACCCCGCTGGCCCTGGCCCAGCTCGGCTCGGCGCTGGCCTCCTACGGCGACCAGACCCGCGCCGACCGCATGTTCGCCCTCGCCGTGCGCCGCGTCGTGGGCCAGTCGGGCGACGAGGGCCATGTCTGGCGGGCCGATTACGGCACCCGCCTGCGCGACCGCGCGGGCCTGCTGGCGCTGGCCGTCGAGGCAGGCAGCAACGTGGTCGACGCCTCGGCCCTGGCCGACACCCTGTCCGACGTCGGCCCCAACATGTCGACCCAGGAACAGGCCTGGACCCTTCTGGCCACGCAGGCCCTGATCGACGATCCGTCGCTCGCCGGCCTCACCCTCAACGGCGAACCGGTCTCGGGCCCGCTGGTGCAGAAGGTGAGCGCCGAGATGTTCACCGATCAGACCATCGCCAACACCGGCGACCGCCCCGTCGACATCACGCTCACCACCATCGGCGTGCCCACCGTCGCGCCCGAGCCCGGCGGCTACGGCTATGCCATCGAGCGCCGCTATTACGACCTCGACGGCAACGCCGTCACCCTCGACAGCGTCGAAACCGGCACCCGCCTCGTCACCGTCATCAAGGTCACGCCCTTCGAGAAGGGCGAAGCCCGCCTGATGGTCGACGACCCGCTGCCCGCCGGCCTCGAGATCGACAACCCCAACCTGCTGCGCTCGGGCGATATCCGCGCGCTCGACTGGCTCAACCCCGCCAGCGCACGCTACACCGAGTTCCGCTCCGACCGGTTCCTCGCCGCGGTCGACTGGCGTTCGGACAAGCCGTTCGAGCTGGCCTATATCGTCCGCGCGGTCTCTCCGGGCCGCTACCACCACCCGGCGGTCTCGGTCGAGGACATGTACCGCCCGCAATACCGGGCGCATTCCGCCACCGGGCAGATGCGCGTGACCGAGTGACGGAACGCGTCGTCGCCACCGCCCACTGGCGCGCCCTCGACCGCGCCGGAGAGGACAAGTGCCGCCTCAGCCACGCCGCTCACGGCTGGCTGCTGGTGGGTCACGCCCGGTTCCGCGACGAGGGCGGCTTTGCGGCGCTCGACTACGTGGTGCGCTGCGACGAACAATGGCACACGCTCAGCGCCGATATCGCGGGGGTCCATGACGACCGCGAGGTGCGGCTGCATGCGCTGCGCGACAACGGCAGCTGGCTGCTGAACGAGGCCGAGCAGCCCGGCCTCGACGGCGTGGCCGATATCGACCTGTCCTTCACGCCGGCCACCAACCTCATGCCGCTGCGCCGCCTGCTCGAAGGGCGCGACACCTCGCTTCAAACCTCCGCGGCCTGGCTGCGCTACCCCGAGCCCGCCCTCACCCGGCTCGACCAGACCTACGCCCGCACCGGCCAGCCCGACGTTATGTCCTACTTCGCGGATCAGACCGACTTCGCCACCCAGCTAAGTTTCGATCAGACCGGCTTCGTCACCCTCTACCCCGAGCTTTGGGAAGGCGAGGTCACCCATGAGGGCTGACCGCCTCCTCCTTGCGCTCGCGCTCGTGCTTTTTACCGCAGGCTTGGGCCGTGACACGTTCGACCGCTGGGTCGATGCCACCCAACTGCCCGTGCTGGTCACCGAAACCTCGACCGAAATGCGCGACCGCAACGGCGACCTCCTTCGCCTCT from the Roseovarius indicus genome contains:
- a CDS encoding putative glycolipid-binding domain-containing protein — its product is MTERVVATAHWRALDRAGEDKCRLSHAAHGWLLVGHARFRDEGGFAALDYVVRCDEQWHTLSADIAGVHDDREVRLHALRDNGSWLLNEAEQPGLDGVADIDLSFTPATNLMPLRRLLEGRDTSLQTSAAWLRYPEPALTRLDQTYARTGQPDVMSYFADQTDFATQLSFDQTGFVTLYPELWEGEVTHEG
- the yaaA gene encoding peroxide stress protein YaaA, whose product is MLVVLSPAKKLDMSEVDTTATDPQFADDAKALAKTARGLTQKDLQKLMGISENLAKLNADRFKAFGTMESKPAALAFAGDTYTGLEAASLDPEEMDYAQDHLRILSGLYGLLRPRDAIEPYRLEMGSRLKTRRGKSLYDYWGDRIAKALNEQAETLGTDTLVNCASQEYFGAVKPDALNLRVITPVFMEEKPDGPKVVSFFAKQARGAMARFIVQNRLTDPDSLTDFDTGGYRHRPDLTEPDKPAFVRPQDAA
- a CDS encoding alpha-2-macroglobulin family protein, with the translated sequence MLRFISSVILFGLIAIQATAQGTVPERREVITLDTDFYGADLQPLFDTTRTACRTACFADADCRAYTFNSRSNACFPKSAVQDTQAYEGAVSARILNTEAAVLSQEDARTEDLGFLSQGDFNNARDQAIGLSWRHPGGQYETPAMLSAAQQRLSDNDFLNAMRWTGAIVAATDAPDQWVEYARLSLLIQTDKTSEQRQNATRAFEASVNAYLRAQADPVRINALLTMAPALEKIGRGRDMVHALRLAESIQPRDDVLSELESAVAKYGFRITEHRSDNESASPRICAEFSEDLIQAGTDYTPYVRLPDAGLVVQAEERQLCIDGVQHGERYRVTFRKGLPAASGEELLKDVEITLYVRDRSPKVAFPGRNYVLPKAADTALPLETVNLDEVDLILRRVSDRNLLRAIQDDYFARPLSYYADRRFSDDIAEDIWQGTGEVQNELNQTMTTRLPMGEVLADQPPGIYTLTARVPGVDLYDDAGATQWFVLTDLGLTTLKGTDGLHVFVRGLSDAAAEEGVTLTLLSRSNRELGTLQTDANGHALFAPGLTRGTDGAAPAMVLAKQGEDDLAFLSLTDPAFDLSDRGVEGRQPAPPVDVFLATDRGAYRAGEVIHATALARDSGAEAVQGLPLTAILKRPDGVEYSRHLSAEDSAGGHVFTMPVSQSAPRGAWTLDIKADPDAETLASQTILVEDFLPERIDFTLSLPEGEIRPGDKPSLTIDAKYLFGAPGAGLKSNGTVTLRPKRSLEAFPGYEFGRHDEQVNARSGYIDGGTTGPDGILVTPVEMPETSVTDRPFEASVRISVREGSGRPVERETKRMLAPAGPMIGLKPAFDGVVAEGTDASFQVISLGADLSPTPMQVTWTMNRVETRYQWYQDYGSWNWEPVTTRSRVATGEATLGGDPVTVSAPVEWGQYELVVERTDGTYVAASSDFYAGWYAPADASSTPDTLELSLDQPGYRSGDTAQLRIVPRYAGTALITVMSNHVIDMQAVEVTEGENTIPLPVTDEWGAGAYVTAQVIRPMNVAAGHNPARSLGLSYAKIEPGDRQLDVSIDAPDMSDPRGPLDVTVNVDGIGDGDTAYVTLAAVDLGILNLTGFESPDPSGHYFGQRRLGVEIRDLYGRLIDGMNGAQGQVRSGGDASNSQFDSPPPQDELVAYFSGPLTIGPDGTAQATFDIPDFNGTVRLMAVAWSPRAVGQAERDVIVRDPVVVTASLPRFLAPGDQSRLLLEIVHADGPAGRMGLDVTADGLTLGDAIPSGFDLAEGEKATFRLPVTAGEVGDYDLRVALTTPDGQQLTKSLKLGVRSNDPEIAETRRLSLAPGNSFTLNEDVFAELKPGTGSAILSAGPLAKMNAPQLLTALDRYPYGCTEQVTSQAMPLLYFNAVAEALGLGEQDRIDTRIEQSVTRVLARQSTGGGFGLWYPDSGDFWLDAYVTDFLSRAKSKGHDVPQQAFAMAMDNLRNRVNYAPDFDEGGEDVAYALMVLAREGAARMGDLRYYADVKSEAFATPLALAQLGSALASYGDQTRADRMFALAVRRVVGQSGDEGHVWRADYGTRLRDRAGLLALAVEAGSNVVDASALADTLSDVGPNMSTQEQAWTLLATQALIDDPSLAGLTLNGEPVSGPLVQKVSAEMFTDQTIANTGDRPVDITLTTIGVPTVAPEPGGYGYAIERRYYDLDGNAVTLDSVETGTRLVTVIKVTPFEKGEARLMVDDPLPAGLEIDNPNLLRSGDIRALDWLNPASARYTEFRSDRFLAAVDWRSDKPFELAYIVRAVSPGRYHHPAVSVEDMYRPQYRAHSATGQMRVTE
- the recQ gene encoding DNA helicase RecQ, whose amino-acid sequence is MHSAATLLHDVFGFQTFRPGQEEIVHTVAEGQNTLAIMPTGGGKSLCYQLPALLREGVTVVISPLIALMRDQVRALRAAGVEAGALTSGNTEEETRAVWEALEEGRLKLLYIAPERLAAGSSMGMLRRIGVSLIAVDEAHCVSQWGHDFRPDYLRIGELRRALDVPLAAFTATADAETQDEIVQKLFDGQTPQTFLRGFDRPNIHLAFAEKDRPRQQVTAFVAARKGQSGIVYCGTRAKTETLARALRDDGHNACHYHGGMDAEDRRHVEHRFSTEDGLIVVATVAFGMGVDKPDIRWVVHADLPKSIEAYYQEIGRAGRDGAPAENLTLFGADDIRLRRSQIDEGLAPPERRLADHARLNALLGLAEALECRRTTLLGYFGEEAQGCGNCDLCDRPPETFDATEAVQKALSAALRTGEYFGAGHLIDVLTGNETEKVRARGHDDLPTFGVGRDIDRRGWQAIFRQMMGHDLVRPDPERHGALRITEAAHPVLRGEQAITLRRDTMQKTPRRPAAKALVSEEDAPLLSALKAKRRALAEAAKMPAYIVFNDRTLIEMAERRPQSMDDMARISGVGAKKLEQYGAAFLEVIRGEAEAMHPTRRKLAGREAGELYDRLLAVQADLARGETGTDKPLSCSSSLLARVASARPGTLQDMARLLGEKRSDRFGAAFLDVLQMAD